A window of Cohnella herbarum contains these coding sequences:
- a CDS encoding L-rhamnose mutarotase has protein sequence MAANRITQVKVAHLHPDQVMRYEQLHREIPAGNEKHMREAGIVSLRIFREGYTLFMIVESDPSSAIPDQVIDHQLEEEWHRLTGVCFSEMWKDASEVYRLQS, from the coding sequence ATGGCTGCAAACAGGATAACACAAGTAAAAGTGGCTCATCTCCACCCGGATCAAGTCATGCGGTACGAACAGCTTCACCGCGAAATTCCAGCGGGTAACGAGAAGCATATGCGGGAAGCGGGCATCGTGTCTTTGCGGATTTTCCGCGAGGGTTATACCTTGTTTATGATCGTCGAGTCCGATCCGTCGTCGGCGATTCCGGATCAGGTCATCGATCATCAGTTGGAAGAAGAGTGGCATCGGCTTACGGGCGTATGCTTTTCCGAAATGTGGAAAGACGCAAGCGAGGTTTACCGGTTGCAAAGCTAG
- a CDS encoding phytanoyl-CoA dioxygenase family protein yields the protein MEDSVDAENGYLWVMPGTHKLGLLPHGAVKNLEEHESWTEETEGVDTQQQIPVIMEKGDILLFSELLIHSSNKNRSKDRWRRSYVCHYIREDSQVLHREDLRQKYPLY from the coding sequence ATGGAGGATTCGGTCGACGCGGAGAATGGATATCTGTGGGTGATGCCGGGCACTCACAAGCTCGGCTTACTTCCGCACGGTGCCGTCAAAAACTTGGAAGAACATGAATCCTGGACTGAGGAAACGGAGGGCGTAGATACCCAACAACAAATTCCGGTGATCATGGAAAAAGGGGATATTCTCTTATTCAGCGAACTTCTGATCCATTCCTCTAATAAGAACCGGAGTAAAGACCGTTGGCGCCGTTCCTACGTTTGTCATTACATCCGCGAGGATTCTCAGGTTCTTCATCGGGAGGATCTCCGTCAGAAATATCCGCTTTACTAG
- a CDS encoding ABC transporter substrate-binding protein gives MMKTNKVLSVVSALAIVLAGCGTNHSNNTASPSAKQSEGSATQPEASSSQPAKETPQETLDPVELTYYFPGSPQKDLQTVEDALNKLVQPKINATVRLKLIDWGAYEEKMKVMMGSGDPYDLAWTAAGTNNYFQNVANGAYAPLDELIDQYAPDTKNGIPDMFWDAVRVKGKVYGVPVFQQSTAGYGYIIQKAVADKYNLDWKSVTKLSDLTPFLETVKKNEPNLIPWEYSQGGDPFLTAPPMFGLETLGDAKTPGDLYLNDGGKVINQYETPEFKEYITMMRDWFSKGYMRKDAATLKETSADRKAGKNALQIGQIDIDTLAFEQAGMEASGRMSQFNKDNHSYDLQFVKPLLTTDKAAATITAISANSPNKERAMMLLNLLNTDKEIYNTIVWGVEGKHYTKVAENRIETNPDGGYQTFAPWEFGNMKLSYLFEGDPKGGEVDNKFTNMWVDLNENATPSNALGFVFDFTPVKTEKANVDAVIDELYFALASGSIDPDKYLPQFLDKLKRAGSDTIIAEKQKQLDTWIAEKK, from the coding sequence ATGATGAAAACGAATAAAGTATTGAGCGTTGTTTCCGCACTCGCGATTGTGCTCGCAGGTTGTGGGACAAATCATTCTAACAACACGGCTTCACCAAGTGCCAAGCAATCAGAAGGAAGTGCGACGCAACCGGAAGCTAGTTCGTCGCAACCGGCTAAGGAAACACCTCAGGAAACTTTGGATCCGGTAGAGCTGACGTACTACTTCCCGGGCTCTCCGCAGAAGGATTTGCAGACCGTAGAGGACGCCCTGAACAAGCTCGTTCAGCCGAAAATTAACGCCACGGTTCGTCTCAAGTTGATTGACTGGGGAGCATACGAGGAAAAAATGAAAGTCATGATGGGTTCCGGCGACCCCTACGACCTCGCTTGGACTGCCGCTGGTACGAATAATTATTTTCAGAACGTAGCAAATGGAGCGTACGCGCCGCTAGATGAATTAATTGATCAATATGCTCCAGACACTAAGAATGGGATTCCGGATATGTTCTGGGATGCTGTGAGAGTAAAAGGAAAAGTATACGGCGTTCCTGTCTTCCAGCAATCGACCGCCGGATATGGCTACATTATTCAGAAAGCCGTTGCGGACAAATATAATCTGGATTGGAAGTCCGTTACGAAATTATCTGATTTGACGCCTTTCCTGGAAACGGTGAAGAAGAACGAGCCGAACCTCATCCCGTGGGAATATAGTCAAGGGGGGGATCCGTTCCTGACGGCTCCGCCAATGTTTGGCCTGGAAACTTTAGGTGATGCCAAGACTCCGGGAGATCTTTACTTAAATGACGGCGGTAAGGTGATCAATCAGTACGAAACCCCGGAATTCAAAGAATATATAACGATGATGAGAGACTGGTTTAGCAAAGGATACATGAGGAAAGACGCTGCAACTTTGAAAGAAACGTCGGCGGACCGCAAGGCAGGAAAGAACGCGCTTCAAATAGGCCAGATTGATATCGACACCCTGGCTTTTGAGCAAGCCGGTATGGAAGCGTCAGGTAGAATGTCCCAATTCAATAAGGATAATCATTCTTATGATCTACAATTCGTGAAGCCGTTGCTGACGACTGACAAGGCTGCTGCTACCATTACCGCGATTTCCGCCAATTCTCCGAACAAAGAGCGGGCGATGATGCTCCTCAATCTGCTGAATACGGATAAGGAAATTTACAATACCATTGTCTGGGGCGTTGAGGGCAAGCATTACACGAAAGTAGCAGAGAATCGGATTGAAACGAACCCGGACGGCGGGTATCAAACTTTTGCCCCTTGGGAATTCGGCAACATGAAACTCTCGTATTTGTTCGAAGGAGATCCGAAAGGCGGGGAAGTCGACAACAAGTTTACGAACATGTGGGTGGATCTGAACGAAAACGCAACGCCTTCCAATGCGTTGGGATTCGTATTCGACTTTACGCCGGTCAAGACGGAAAAAGCAAACGTAGATGCTGTCATCGACGAGCTATACTTCGCACTCGCTAGCGGGTCCATAGATCCTGATAAGTACTTGCCTCAGTTCCTGGATAAATTGAAACGGGCAGGCTCCGACACGATTATTGCTGAGAAGCAAAAACAGCTAGATACTTGGATAGCTGAAAAAAAATAA
- a CDS encoding YhcH/YjgK/YiaL family protein yields MILDQLKNAAIYSGMHAKLRTAFDYLLNHPVIDWEPGRYEIEGSDMFLLLQHYETREAKDGFWEAHRKYIDVQYMLQGGESMGFTHVDRLNVKEPYDPTKDFVMLEGEGDTVTVHEGCFVVFFPQDAHMPCLSCGEPKWIKKAVIKVLVN; encoded by the coding sequence ATGATCTTGGACCAACTTAAAAATGCAGCTATTTATTCGGGAATGCATGCGAAGCTTAGGACTGCGTTTGATTATTTGCTGAATCATCCTGTGATCGATTGGGAACCGGGAAGATATGAAATCGAGGGTAGCGACATGTTCCTGCTCTTGCAGCATTACGAGACTCGCGAAGCGAAGGACGGCTTTTGGGAGGCTCACAGAAAATATATCGACGTGCAGTACATGTTGCAGGGAGGCGAAAGCATGGGCTTTACCCATGTGGATCGCTTGAACGTTAAGGAGCCGTATGACCCGACTAAGGATTTCGTCATGCTGGAGGGCGAAGGGGATACCGTGACCGTCCATGAAGGATGTTTCGTTGTGTTCTTTCCCCAGGATGCTCACATGCCCTGCTTGTCTTGCGGAGAACCCAAATGGATCAAGAAGGCCGTAATCAAGGTGTTAGTAAACTGA
- a CDS encoding helix-turn-helix domain-containing protein, producing MDSFKVRTSIYKKLLLSFVGIITALILVVSSMLYYNYNSSSISMLKDMKADILSKTSYSAVYMDTIARKFCQSLSLNNPIIAFANSNDEDILNISTAIRTLSALAIPNTYIHSAYVYNKKIDTIISTPSDTFYSSSDFFDKEIIKMLNRPLNSKIPTLYPIPRKVANPEGANKKFANVYTYVLFDTNDNRENFNNAIVLNVDADWLRMTISSIDTKMNNEGNELLVVNESGITISHSSPDMFMKNISDQDYIQSILSSEEASGTFFDDIDHKKNVISYVSSENLGWTFLSITPYDSVFASVQRNRTITIVFCLVVLLLGLFYAYLASKKLYRPIGVLTNGIKQRLNPESRMDTNMDEVGFLTSAFNGIIDKTTYLENMKRNSAPLLKNEFLIKILNGHIVLPNGKPAATGKEFNIDLDFNDVVFLYILKIDFYKDFVEKYNEIDRSLYKYAIANIAKDVTSEYFVNEVIDTAPDQLVVMANIDELLENPNMIYDSFHVIVAKVQSYAQQHLNISLSGTLGYRIESPEQIKPIYEQTRNLSMYRIQYGHCSIITPDILKKVDNGHFKFPTSKEKQLIDSLKLGSGNAAKETYKDIIKTIERSSYDNIVTSIIYLFFSIYNSLNQIVAEAPSKFNDISLDFLHKVTAFETLEEIEETFFELIDDIILLKDGTKDRRKNEIVNQVIEYIHEHYPDKNLSLNSCAEFLSLSSVYLGKLFKNAAGKSVAEYITTIRMEKIKHDLENSSMPINDILEKCGIEKSNYFYTSFKKYFGFSLTEYRLKVSKIKDE from the coding sequence TTGGATTCATTTAAAGTCCGCACAAGCATTTATAAAAAACTGCTCCTCTCCTTTGTGGGTATCATTACCGCCTTGATTTTGGTCGTTTCTTCCATGCTGTATTACAATTACAATTCGTCATCCATCTCAATGCTTAAAGACATGAAGGCAGATATCTTGTCCAAAACAAGCTATAGCGCCGTGTATATGGATACGATTGCAAGAAAGTTTTGCCAATCGCTTTCCTTAAATAATCCCATCATTGCCTTTGCAAATAGCAATGATGAGGATATTCTCAATATCAGCACGGCGATTCGAACCTTGAGCGCCCTGGCCATCCCCAACACATATATCCATTCGGCCTATGTCTACAACAAAAAAATCGATACGATTATTTCCACTCCATCGGACACGTTCTACAGTAGCTCCGACTTCTTTGACAAGGAAATTATTAAGATGCTTAATCGTCCCCTCAATAGCAAGATCCCGACTCTTTATCCGATTCCAAGAAAAGTCGCTAATCCTGAGGGGGCAAACAAGAAATTTGCAAACGTATACACTTATGTTTTGTTCGATACAAACGATAATCGGGAAAACTTCAATAACGCCATCGTATTGAATGTAGATGCCGATTGGCTGAGGATGACGATCTCTTCTATCGACACCAAGATGAACAATGAAGGCAATGAACTCTTAGTGGTGAATGAAAGCGGTATCACAATCAGCCACTCGTCACCTGACATGTTCATGAAGAACATCTCCGATCAAGACTATATCCAATCCATCTTGTCTTCCGAGGAAGCTTCCGGCACTTTTTTCGACGATATCGACCATAAGAAAAATGTGATTTCCTATGTATCCTCCGAAAACCTGGGATGGACGTTTCTGAGTATCACGCCATATGATTCCGTCTTTGCCAGTGTTCAAAGAAACAGAACCATTACCATTGTATTTTGTTTGGTTGTCCTACTTCTGGGCTTATTTTATGCCTACCTGGCTTCCAAAAAGCTGTACCGTCCAATCGGCGTCCTTACGAACGGTATCAAGCAAAGGCTAAACCCAGAAAGCAGAATGGATACTAACATGGACGAGGTTGGCTTTCTCACCAGCGCTTTTAACGGAATCATCGACAAGACAACCTACTTGGAAAATATGAAGAGAAACAGTGCGCCCCTCTTGAAAAATGAATTTCTTATAAAAATATTGAATGGACATATCGTTCTTCCAAATGGAAAACCGGCTGCCACCGGGAAAGAGTTTAATATTGATTTAGATTTTAATGATGTCGTGTTTTTGTATATCTTAAAGATCGATTTTTACAAAGATTTTGTCGAGAAATATAATGAAATCGACAGGTCCTTATATAAATATGCCATAGCGAATATTGCCAAAGATGTGACTTCCGAGTACTTTGTCAACGAAGTGATCGATACCGCGCCCGACCAGCTTGTGGTCATGGCGAACATTGACGAATTATTGGAAAACCCGAATATGATCTATGACTCTTTTCATGTAATCGTTGCTAAAGTTCAGAGCTATGCCCAGCAACATTTGAATATATCGTTGTCGGGTACACTCGGTTATCGAATAGAGTCGCCTGAACAAATTAAACCTATTTACGAACAAACACGGAACCTTTCCATGTATAGGATCCAATATGGGCATTGCAGCATCATTACACCTGATATTCTAAAGAAAGTGGATAACGGCCACTTTAAGTTCCCGACGTCCAAAGAAAAACAACTTATCGACTCGTTAAAACTAGGAAGCGGCAATGCGGCGAAGGAAACGTACAAGGATATTATTAAAACAATCGAACGTTCTTCCTATGATAATATCGTAACCTCTATCATCTACCTGTTTTTTTCTATCTATAATTCGCTAAATCAGATCGTTGCAGAAGCTCCATCCAAATTTAACGATATATCCTTAGACTTTCTTCATAAAGTAACTGCATTTGAAACACTTGAAGAGATTGAAGAGACTTTTTTCGAGTTAATCGATGATATTATCCTCTTGAAGGACGGGACGAAAGACAGGAGGAAGAATGAGATCGTCAATCAAGTCATCGAGTACATCCATGAACACTATCCAGACAAAAACCTATCATTGAATAGCTGTGCAGAATTCCTTTCCCTATCGTCGGTCTATCTTGGCAAGCTGTTTAAGAATGCCGCCGGCAAATCCGTAGCTGAATACATCACTACGATCCGGATGGAGAAGATTAAACACGACTTGGAAAATAGCAGCATGCCAATAAACGATATTTTGGAGAAATGCGGAATAGAGAAGTCGAATTACTTTTATACCAGCTTCAAAAAATATTTTGGATTCTCGCTGACTGAATATCGGCTAAAGGTTAGCAAGATCAAAGATGAGTGA
- a CDS encoding ABC transporter permease, with protein MKSKTKRSSTRRPLPFFSEIFRNKTLYAMMFPGLLFVLVIYYLPMFGVVIAFQQYNPFKGVLKSPWIGFKNFEFLFKSDAFFQITFNTIFYNLIFIILGIGLALIFAILIDEIGNRFLAGAYKSILLLPYLLSWVVAEYLLFSFLSVDRGIINHALQYFGIEAVSWYSEPAYWRFILPAAYVWKNVGYFAVIFAAGISSISTEFYEAAKIDGASKFQQAVKITIPMLVPITIILVLLQTGKIFYAAFGDWGMFYTLTKDSGVLFSTTNVIDTYVYRALKTMGDFGMSSAVGLYQSCVGFVLVLASNYLIRRYDRDSALF; from the coding sequence ATGAAATCCAAAACCAAGAGATCAAGCACTCGCCGACCGTTGCCTTTTTTCAGTGAAATCTTTAGAAACAAGACGTTATATGCCATGATGTTTCCTGGTCTGCTCTTCGTTCTTGTCATTTATTACTTGCCGATGTTCGGGGTCGTAATTGCTTTCCAGCAATACAATCCGTTTAAAGGCGTATTGAAGAGTCCTTGGATCGGGTTCAAAAATTTTGAGTTTCTTTTCAAATCGGACGCTTTTTTTCAGATCACGTTTAACACGATCTTCTATAACTTGATATTCATTATTTTAGGAATTGGACTCGCGTTAATTTTCGCTATCTTGATTGATGAAATCGGTAATCGTTTTCTTGCGGGAGCGTACAAAAGCATATTGCTTCTCCCTTACCTGTTGTCGTGGGTCGTGGCTGAATATCTGCTTTTTTCCTTCCTAAGCGTGGATAGAGGGATTATAAACCATGCCCTTCAGTACTTTGGAATAGAGGCTGTGTCGTGGTATTCGGAACCTGCATACTGGCGATTTATTTTGCCGGCGGCATATGTCTGGAAAAACGTAGGCTACTTTGCTGTTATCTTTGCGGCGGGTATTTCCTCGATCTCGACTGAATTTTACGAAGCGGCCAAAATAGACGGCGCCAGCAAGTTCCAACAAGCGGTTAAGATCACGATTCCGATGCTCGTCCCGATTACGATTATTTTAGTGCTCTTGCAGACGGGCAAAATTTTTTACGCTGCTTTTGGAGATTGGGGAATGTTCTATACCTTGACCAAGGATTCGGGTGTGTTGTTCAGCACAACCAATGTTATCGATACCTATGTTTACAGGGCTCTGAAAACAATGGGTGATTTCGGAATGTCCTCGGCTGTTGGCTTATACCAGTCCTGCGTAGGATTTGTTCTCGTCTTAGCATCCAACTATTTGATTCGACGATACGACCGTGACAGCGCTTTATTCTAG
- a CDS encoding carbohydrate ABC transporter permease, whose product MNQLKLSRIVLNLSFMVYSVICLIPLLLVLSVSLTDEQSIFQSGYRLIPQTFSFDAYKYILFGNSPILRAYGVTIIVTVAGTLFHLVISSMFAYSLSRNEVKYRNIVSFLVVFCLLFSGGLVPWYILLSKYLHMKDTIFVLIVPYLVSSVNVVIMRNFFKTIPESIIESARIDGSGEFNTFLKLVIPLSTPVLATIGLFVAVFYWNDWFTAALFIENSELYTLQFLLQSIMNNIAFLQGNPLTLRAAAMQPDETARMATCVLAVGPIMITYPFLQKYFVKGLTLGSVKT is encoded by the coding sequence ATGAATCAACTGAAATTGTCCAGGATTGTGCTTAATCTCAGTTTTATGGTCTATTCCGTAATCTGCCTGATCCCTTTGCTGCTTGTTCTTTCCGTTTCGTTAACCGATGAACAGTCCATATTCCAGAGCGGGTACCGTCTTATACCGCAGACATTTAGTTTTGACGCTTATAAATATATTCTGTTTGGGAATTCCCCCATACTTCGGGCATATGGAGTGACCATTATCGTTACCGTCGCAGGCACGTTATTTCATTTAGTCATTTCTTCCATGTTTGCATACAGCCTGTCCAGAAATGAAGTGAAGTACAGGAATATCGTATCTTTTCTAGTGGTGTTTTGCCTACTGTTCAGCGGGGGATTGGTACCCTGGTATATTCTGCTTTCCAAATACCTTCATATGAAAGATACGATATTCGTGCTCATCGTACCTTACCTGGTTTCATCGGTAAATGTGGTGATCATGAGGAATTTTTTCAAAACGATTCCAGAATCGATCATAGAATCTGCAAGAATCGACGGCTCAGGCGAGTTTAATACTTTCTTAAAACTGGTCATTCCCTTGTCAACGCCTGTGCTGGCTACAATCGGACTGTTCGTAGCGGTATTTTATTGGAACGATTGGTTTACCGCAGCACTCTTTATCGAGAACAGCGAGTTGTACACGTTGCAATTTCTGCTTCAATCCATCATGAACAACATCGCGTTTCTTCAGGGGAACCCCTTGACATTAAGAGCGGCTGCTATGCAACCTGATGAGACGGCCAGGATGGCAACTTGCGTCTTGGCAGTAGGACCGATTATGATCACGTACCCCTTTCTTCAGAAGTATTTTGTCAAAGGGCTCACGTTGGGCTCCGTAAAAACTTAA
- a CDS encoding amidohydrolase family protein codes for MIIDAHQHVWNLEKCSYPWLGPESGPLYRNFEASELAPVLNKIGVDKTVLIQAMDSYEDTESMLETAAACSWIGGVVGWVPLDRPEEASRSLERYSSNPLFKGVRHLIHGEQDPDWLLRGEVLEGLRLLEQKGLTYDVVAVFPHHLKHIPVLSEKLPHLRMVIDHLAKPPFHADGWEEWARQMKQAAENPNVFAKLSGLNTAAGDGWSAETLRPCIEYAVNLFGADRLMFGSDWPVALLNGSYEEVWEQTHLALSGFSEAEKDAIFGGTAARFYRISEDAE; via the coding sequence TTGATTATCGATGCCCATCAGCACGTATGGAATTTGGAAAAATGCAGTTACCCTTGGCTCGGTCCTGAAAGCGGACCGCTTTACCGTAACTTCGAAGCATCGGAGCTTGCACCCGTATTGAATAAGATCGGCGTCGATAAAACAGTTCTTATTCAAGCTATGGATTCCTATGAAGATACCGAATCTATGCTGGAGACGGCTGCCGCTTGCTCCTGGATCGGAGGCGTAGTCGGCTGGGTTCCGTTGGACCGTCCGGAGGAAGCATCGCGAAGTCTGGAACGGTATAGTAGCAACCCTCTATTCAAAGGTGTCCGGCATCTTATACATGGGGAGCAAGATCCGGATTGGCTGTTGCGCGGCGAAGTGCTCGAAGGGCTCCGACTGCTCGAGCAGAAGGGGCTCACCTATGATGTCGTCGCCGTGTTTCCGCATCATCTCAAGCATATTCCGGTATTGTCGGAAAAGCTCCCTCATCTGCGCATGGTGATCGACCATTTGGCCAAACCGCCATTCCATGCGGACGGATGGGAGGAATGGGCGAGGCAGATGAAACAAGCGGCGGAAAATCCGAACGTATTCGCCAAATTGTCCGGGTTAAATACGGCTGCCGGCGACGGATGGTCGGCGGAGACGCTCCGACCCTGCATCGAGTATGCCGTGAATCTATTCGGCGCGGACAGATTAATGTTCGGAAGCGATTGGCCGGTTGCGTTATTAAACGGCAGCTATGAAGAAGTGTGGGAACAAACGCATCTTGCGCTGTCGGGATTTTCGGAGGCGGAGAAGGACGCAATATTTGGAGGTACGGCGGCTCGCTTTTATCGGATTTCGGAGGATGCGGAATAA
- a CDS encoding Gfo/Idh/MocA family protein, with amino-acid sequence MATFTMEEKIDKERNDMRTITAALIGAGQRGRGAYAPYALENPDDIRFVAVADADPERRGLFRQEHRISNENCYSSWEDLLAGPKLADAVLICTQDKMHYEPAIKALEKGYHVLMEKPMSPDPVECIIMGEYAEKYNRVFSICHVLRYTDFFATLKQLVTDGRIGRLVSIQHTENVEHRHQAHSFVRGNWSNSETSSPMILQKSCHDMDILQWLADSECTKVSSFGSLTHFRKENAPENAPLRCLDGCPVKEECPYYAPKMYIERDDWVGTVLRSVVSNDTSDEGVLRALKDGPYGRCVYHCDNNVVDHQVVNLEFANEVTVAFTMSAFTYEGGRSVKLMGTHGQIRADMEKNEIEVTSFITREKETIRIDTDLSGHGGGDNGIMRDFVRLVRSGGTEKGLTGAKTSVQSHLIAFAADISRLEQRVILMAEYTNELKRELSSKK; translated from the coding sequence ATGGCAACGTTCACAATGGAAGAAAAAATAGATAAGGAGAGAAACGATATGAGAACCATTACGGCAGCATTAATCGGAGCAGGACAAAGGGGAAGGGGAGCCTATGCTCCCTATGCGCTGGAAAATCCGGATGACATCCGATTCGTCGCGGTTGCGGATGCGGATCCTGAGCGAAGAGGACTGTTCCGCCAAGAACATCGGATTTCGAACGAGAACTGCTATTCGAGCTGGGAAGATTTGCTTGCCGGGCCGAAGCTGGCGGATGCCGTCCTGATTTGCACGCAGGATAAAATGCATTACGAACCTGCGATCAAAGCTTTGGAAAAGGGATACCATGTTCTTATGGAAAAGCCGATGTCGCCGGATCCTGTGGAATGCATCATCATGGGCGAATACGCCGAGAAATATAACCGAGTATTTTCGATTTGTCACGTGCTGCGTTACACCGATTTTTTTGCGACATTAAAGCAGCTTGTTACGGATGGTAGAATTGGCAGGCTCGTTTCGATTCAGCATACGGAGAACGTGGAGCATCGTCATCAAGCCCATAGTTTCGTCAGGGGAAACTGGAGCAATTCGGAAACTTCGAGTCCTATGATTTTGCAGAAGAGCTGTCATGATATGGACATCTTGCAGTGGCTGGCAGACTCGGAGTGCACCAAAGTTTCTTCCTTCGGTTCCTTGACCCATTTTCGCAAAGAAAATGCGCCCGAGAACGCTCCTCTGCGCTGCTTGGACGGTTGTCCCGTTAAAGAGGAGTGCCCTTATTATGCTCCTAAAATGTATATCGAGAGAGATGACTGGGTTGGCACGGTGCTTCGTTCGGTTGTCAGCAACGACACGAGCGACGAGGGTGTGCTCCGGGCTTTGAAGGATGGACCTTACGGAAGATGCGTGTATCATTGCGACAATAACGTGGTCGATCATCAAGTGGTCAATTTGGAATTTGCCAATGAAGTGACGGTTGCCTTTACGATGAGCGCCTTTACGTATGAAGGAGGCAGGTCGGTGAAGCTGATGGGGACGCACGGACAGATTAGAGCCGATATGGAGAAAAACGAAATCGAGGTGACCAGTTTCATTACCCGCGAGAAAGAGACGATCCGGATCGATACCGATTTGTCGGGGCATGGCGGCGGCGACAACGGGATTATGCGGGATTTCGTACGTCTCGTACGAAGCGGCGGCACTGAAAAAGGACTAACCGGAGCGAAAACTTCCGTACAAAGCCATCTGATTGCTTTTGCCGCGGACATATCCCGATTGGAACAACGCGTGATCCTGATGGCGGAATATACGAACGAATTGAAAAGAGAGTTAAGTTCAAAGAAATAG
- a CDS encoding aldo/keto reductase has product MEYAIFGKTGLKVSKLGLGGAPLAGDFGKTDEGEVQLMIHEAIDSGINFIDTAPLYGGGESERRIGKAIAGRRGQVVLASKATRFDMGFDYETTIRSVEDSLHRLKTEWIDILQLHDVETQPFELIANETIPALEKLRQDGKVRFIGVTTRDLPVLRKHMTTGKFDSIQFYARYMLMDHTAKDETIPLAKEMNMGVINGSVLGMGILADTPAPFLREDVRLEGINRMEQLAFLRKTEPQGLIEPAMRFSLSNPDIHVTLTGTSSLGELRTNLSFCDGKGLESEEMDKVYALFQGRPLFD; this is encoded by the coding sequence ATGGAATATGCGATATTCGGCAAAACAGGGCTGAAGGTTTCTAAGCTGGGCTTAGGCGGAGCGCCGCTTGCGGGCGATTTCGGCAAGACGGACGAAGGCGAAGTGCAGCTTATGATTCACGAGGCTATCGATTCGGGCATCAACTTCATCGATACTGCGCCTTTATACGGCGGCGGCGAATCGGAGCGACGAATTGGCAAAGCGATTGCCGGCCGCAGAGGTCAAGTCGTCCTGGCATCCAAAGCAACTCGATTCGATATGGGCTTCGATTACGAGACGACGATACGGTCCGTCGAAGATAGTCTGCATAGGCTGAAGACGGAATGGATCGATATTTTGCAGCTTCACGATGTAGAAACTCAACCCTTTGAGCTCATTGCAAACGAGACGATACCGGCACTCGAGAAACTGCGGCAGGATGGCAAAGTCCGGTTCATAGGCGTAACAACGCGGGATTTGCCCGTGCTTAGGAAACATATGACGACCGGGAAATTCGATTCGATTCAATTTTATGCGCGATATATGCTTATGGATCATACGGCTAAGGATGAAACGATCCCGCTAGCCAAGGAGATGAATATGGGCGTTATCAATGGAAGTGTCCTAGGCATGGGGATCCTTGCGGATACACCGGCTCCTTTTCTAAGGGAGGACGTTCGTCTGGAAGGGATAAACCGGATGGAGCAATTGGCTTTTCTGCGGAAAACCGAGCCGCAAGGGCTCATTGAGCCCGCGATGAGGTTCAGTTTGAGCAACCCCGACATCCACGTCACGCTTACCGGGACATCTTCGCTCGGCGAATTGCGTACGAATCTGTCTTTTTGCGATGGCAAAGGTTTAGAGTCCGAAGAGATGGACAAAGTGTATGCGCTATTCCAAGGACGGCCGTTGTTTGATTAA